The Engystomops pustulosus chromosome 9, aEngPut4.maternal, whole genome shotgun sequence genome includes a window with the following:
- the LOC140076936 gene encoding uncharacterized protein, which produces MGSTLGSTAKPPLESSLITSAGSTIRSTLGTTSKPFIESTSRPPTWSTMGSTLVLSTKSNDGSTVFPSTGSTLESTLGSSIKLSTESSLGSSIRPIMGSTLGHTTKSTIGSTLGSSIKSAVGSSLGSTTKPSIESISRPSTGSSMESTLGSSTKSTMASTSGPTTKSTIESISMASTRSTMQSTLGSTAKSSTESTSMPLTGSTIGSTAGPSSQSSLERTLRSSTQSIMESTFGQTTKSTVESTFGSSTKSTVRSTLGSTTKPSTESTTGPSTKSTIGSIIEITTNPPLESAFITTTRSSMGSTLMSSTKSLIESISVPSSQSTMETSLGPTTKSTIVNTLTLTTKSSIESTSMPTTGSSVESTLGSSTKLTMGGTLGPTTKSPIESTPGLSTGSTQESALLSSTKLTIGSTLLLPTKLPFENTATKSAIVSTSGPTTKPSLESTLIPSTGSSLEMSLLSSTRKSLEGTLVPSTIKGIISTTAALSKGTTVLSAEGHPTTHLTDTTLTGAIQGLTSTLKAATETTTEATKTSQDKMSDPATEMNNKSTTGGTVFPITGSTISSPGVTTVDATAKPNTGTSTTNTGGTIKTTDITTSSVTKEPTSMTTDAVTLSTEGTTGKSNTGSSITNTGDATTTTDITTSSVTKEPTSLTTDTVTLSTEGTTGKSNTGTSTTYTGDATTTTDITTSSVTKGSTMTTETVTTGKTNTGTTLLSTVPHSENAISNIQSTTSKTSQVTPIVATTVKYTSTEGATKTTTEGATPKSTGVSSKDVDTSSLRGTTSLTIGITATTTSEASSITTSKESTTGGAISPVAETTHTSKTSGDVKATTTTDNTAPTSETKDNMAMSSSSQTTITKSSLESTKVDTTVIENTSKISKEAIAVSHVTSKTISGTSIGATTTSTKVSPSSGTTNSNTEANIDASTSRSEEQGTVKTTKGQASESTSLVIVTTVSLTTGVSEAGSSGSTKGTSLTTTNVEHTGPKSTKSSLLLTSAVPTSTEGNTKITPSITIGKTTVFTTGDEKRSTTENTKFTMSTTTPILATGDKETTTGKGSIPASSTTETISKVPSGSPTTGSIVVSVGGSTTEVPKVTTIEGATTTSTGGTKTSSKVTKISTATQKAASIETTHSATTTPQVSTVSATDDKTTNVVELTGVTTKGGALSTQDSIVSSTVGEEPTTTVSGQRTTTNTTSVIQQSTSTATTAQPSSEGIIDKGSERTTKITTHFVSGLPSEGGTSTSAQVITGSTTQGIGGSRTTSTETTTKLTTGGTTGGDVTNEAKMSSTVSPTISSTAVTTVEVSRNPETLTTARLVPSTTTGKNLDTTGTAKTIMTVTSQGPTGISSEDTTTTKSSMNETSKGLTETVSQTSTTITSKATSGDVTVTTAETMTNISTLPTTKKMAKGTTTTDGITVSISNGTIRPMFSTEANSSHIPPSATSTPVITNCTGLGACIIPLSETPLKTSRAWNSPTSTKDPETQPHKDRETWPILLAALAAAVGTVLSCIALFWYLYCKRRSHHAIPMYIAHGP; this is translated from the exons ATGGGGAGTACATTAGGCTCAACTGCAAAGCCACCTTTAGAAAGTTCATTAATCACTTCAGCAGGGTCAACAATAAGGAGTACATTAGGAACAACTTCAAAACCATTTATTGAAAGTACATCAAGGCCACCTACATGGTCAACTATGGGAAGTACATTAGTGTTATCAACTAAGTCAAATGATGGAAGTACAGTATTTCCATCCACAGGGTCAACATTAGAAAGTACATTAGGGTCATCCATAAAGTTGTCTACGGAAAGTTCATTAGGGTCATCCATACGACCAATTATGGGAAGTACATTAGGGCACACTACAAAGTCAACTATAGGAAGTACATTAGGGTCATCTATAAAGTCAGCAGTTGGAAGCTCACTAGGGTCAACTACGAAACCATCTATTGAAAGTATATCAAGGCCATCCACAGGTTCATCTATGGAAAGTACATTAGggtcatccacaaaatcaactatGGCAAGTACATCAGGGCCAACTACAAAGTCAACTATAGAAAGTATATCAATGGCATCCACCAGGTCCACAATGCAGAGTACACTAGGGTCAACTGCAAAGTCATCTACAGAAAGTACATCAATGCCATTAACAGGGTCAACTATAGGAAGCACAGCAGGGCCATCCTCACAGTCATCTTTAGAAAGAACATTAAGGTCATCCACACAATCAATTATGGAAAGTACATTCGGGCAGACTACTAAGTCAACTGTAGAAAGTACATTTGGGTCATCTACAAAGTCAACAGTGAGAAGCACACTAGGGTCAACTACAAAGCCATCTACTGAAAGTACAACAGGGCCATCTACAAAATCAACTATTGGGAGTATCATAGAGATAACTACAAATCCACCTTTAGAAAGTGCATTTATCACTACCACCAGGTCAAGTATGGGAAGTACATTAATGTCATCCACAAAGTCATTAATCGAAAGTATATCAGTTCCATCCTCACAGTCAACTATGGAAACTTCACTAGGGCCAACTACGAAGTCCACTATAGTAAATACATTAACTTTAACCACAAAGTCATCAATTGAAAGTACATCAATGCCAACCACAGGGTCATCTGTAGAAAGTACATTAGGCTCATCCACCAAATTAACTATGGGAGGGACATTAGGACCAACTACAAAATCACCTATTGAAAGTACACCAGGACTATCCACAGGGTCAACTCAGGAAAGTGCATTGTTATCATCCACAAAGTTAACTATAGGGAGTACATTATTGTTACCTACAAAGTTGCCTTTCGAAAATACAGCTACTAAGTCAGCGATAGTAAGTACATCAGGGCCTACTACAAAGCCATCTTTAGAAAGTACATTAATCCCATCCACAGGGTCATCACTGGAAATGTCATTACTATCGTCGACAAGAAAGTCTTTAGAGGGTACATTAGTGCCATCCACCATAAAAGGTATTATATCAACCACTGCAGCATTGTCAAAGGGTACTACAGTATTATCTGCAGAAGGTCACCCAACAACACATCTAACAGATACCACTCTAACAGGAGCAATACAAGGTTTAACCTCAACTCTTAAAGCTGCCACTGAAACAACAACCGAAGCTACTAAAACATCACAAGATAAGATGTCAGATCCTGCTACAGAAATGAATAACAAGTCAACGACAGGGGGCACTGTTTTCCCAATTACAGGAAGCACCATATCAAGTCCAGGAGTAACGACTGTAGATGCAACAGCAAAACCCAACACAGGAACAAGCACTACAAATACAGGGGGTACAATAAAAACTACAGACATAACAACTTCCTCAGTTACAAAGGAACCAACATCAATGACCACAGATGCTGTAACACTGTCTACAGAAGGTACAACAGGAAAATCTAACACAGGATCGAGTATAACAAATACAGGGGATGCAACAACAACTACAGACATAACAACCTCCTCAGTTACAAAGGAACCAACATCATTGACCACGGATACTGTAACACTGTCTACAGAAGGTACAACAGGAAAATCAAATACAGGAACAAGTACAACATATACAGGAGATGCAACAACAACTACAGACATAACAACCTCCTCAGTTACAAAAGGATCAACAATGACTACAGAAACTGTAACAACAGGAAAAACTAACACTGGAACAACCTTACTGTCAACAGTTCCACACTCAGAAAATGCAATATCCAATATACAAAGCACAACAAGCAAAACTTCACAAGTTACTCCAATAGTAGCAACTACAGTGAAATACACCTCTACAGAGGGTGCAACCAAAACTACAACAGAAGGCGCAACCCCTAAAAGTACAGGAGTATCATCAAAAGATGTGGATACCTCATCTCTGCGAGGAACAACATCATTAACTATAGGTATCACAGCTACAACAACGTCAGAAGCTTCAAGTATTACTACATCTAAGGAGTCAACAACAGGTGGCGCTATTTCTCCAGTTGCAGAAACCACTCATACTTCGAAAACCTCTGGAGATGTGAAAGCAACAACAACTACAGACAATACAGCTCCGACATCAGAGACTAAAGACAACATGGCAATGAGTAGTAGTTCACAGACAACAATCACAAAGAGTAGTTTAGAATCAACTAAAGTTGACACAACTGTTATTGAAAATACCAGCAAAATATCCAAAGAAGCGATAGCAGTATCTCATGTCACAAGTAAAACTATCTCAGGCACTTCTATAGGAGCTACAACCACCTCAACTAAAGTAAGTCCATCAAGTGGAACCACTAACTCTAACACAGAAGCAAACATTGATGCATCCACATCGAGGAGTGAAGAACAGGGTACTGTCAAAACTACTAAAGGTCAAGCGTCTGAGAGTACATCATTAGTTATAGTTACTACAGTATCTCTTACTACTGGTGTCTCAGAAGCAGGGAGTAGTGGCAGTACTAAAGGGACCTCATTGACCACTACTAACGTAGAACATACTGGTCCAAAATCCACAAAAAGTTCCTTATTGTTAACAAGTGCAGTGCCAACAAGTACTGAGGGGAACACAAAAATAACACCCAGTATTACAATAGGTAAAACAACCGTTTTTACTACAGGTGATGAAAAGCGCTCTACTACAGAAAATACCAAATTTACAATGTCAACAACAACACCCATTTTAGCTACAGGAGACAAAGAAACCACAACTGGTAAGGGATCAATACCAGCTAGTTCCACAACAGAAACTATTAGTAAAGTTCCAAGTGGATCACCTACTACAGGTAGTATTGTAGTATCAGTCGGAGGATCAACAACAGAAGTTCCAAAAGTGACAACTATTGAAGGTGCCACAACAACATCTACTGGAGGTACAAAAACATCTAGCAAAGTTACAAAAATTAGTACTGCAACTCAAAAGGCGGCTAGTATTGAAACAACACATTCAGCTACAACAACTCCACAAGTATCAACGGTTTCAGCAACAGATGATAAAACtacaaatgtggtggaattaACAGGAGTGACTACAAAAGGTGGAGCATTGTCTACACAGGACTCAATTGTGTCATCTACTGTAGGAGAGGAACCAACAACAACAGTTTCTGGACAGAGGACAACAACAAATACCACTTCAGTTATTCAACAAAGTACATCAACAGCTACAACAGCACAACCAAGTAGTGAAGGTATAATAGACAAAGGTTCGGAACGTACTACAAAAATAACAACTCATTTTGTCAGTGGGCTACCTAGTGAAGGAGGGACTTCTACAAGTGCACAAGTAATCACAGGCTCAACAACGCAAGGTATAGGTGGTTCTAGGACTACTTCTACAGAAACTACCACAAAACTCACAACCGGAGGTACAACCGGAGGAGATGTTACAAACGAAGCAAAAATGTCATCTACAGTAAGTCCAACAATATCTTCAACAGCTGTTACAACTGTAGAGGTGAGCAGAAATCCAGAAACACTTACTACAGCCAGACTTGTCCCATCAACTACAACAGGGAAGAACTTGGATACAACAGGTACAGCAAAAACTATTATGACTGTAACTTCTCAGGGGCCTACAGGCATAAGTTCTGAGGATACAACAACCACAAAAAGTTCAATGAATGAAACCAGCAAGGGTCTAACAGAAACAGTTTCACAAACTAGCACAACAATAACTTCCAAAGCCACATCAGGAGACGTAACAGTGACAACTGCAGAGACTATGACAAATATTTCTACACTACCAACCACAAAGAAAATGGCAAAAGGTACAACCACCACAGATGGTATAACAGTGTCTATCAGCAATGGAACCATCAGACCAATGTTCTCCACAGAAGCAAACTCCTCTCATATTCCTCCTTCTGCTACTTCTACGCCAGTCATTACAAATTGTACAGGTCTTGGTGCCTGTATCATTCCTTTGAGCGAAACACCCCTGAAGACTTCAAGAGCTTGGAACAGTCCTACGAGCACCAAAGACCCAG AAACCCAACCACATAAGGATCGGGAGACGTGGCCGATCCTTCTTGCCGCACTGGCAGCAGCTGTCGGGACGGTATTAtcctgcattgctttattttgg TATTTGTACTGTAAGAGGCGATCTCATCATGCGATACCCATGTATATTGCGCATGGACCATGA
- the LOC140076693 gene encoding uncharacterized protein, with the protein MTMTDTKPLTSTIAEPSPTTGKAKTYTSPLTSTIAEPSSRTSKLTTYTKPSTFTMAEPSTSTGMTTTNTKVTNPSDLGTLGGSQKAAVTAFMTPITKKVVKDIDLGRIEAAQGEIFTKHMALTTPSAEGKAEVTTSDDVAVSTIKTRKEEISMNPTTVRTKGSAESLGTAMGVTTVPLSEKTVEQTTSISLKESTARLTTDSAKETTSLEAKETSAIPPISIEITTQPKSSPTISKIADSVTTATKTIETEAKGTTQYLDSTLFPTTAESPTEIPRKESVSDADSTKSSVTSLENLPTSIKAKALSTIGTIVTLTDSTKPTTTTKTEAKGITLPNSLTSSKTGATSESPTFIEISILPTTGSVRAVDSVTPTTTLGLDVKRSTLSKDSTITSKPGTSSESPKMSTISLDSKITSITATTLESPTTSLKVTTPGSARDSSTTATTTLDGTFSTKSIDPTTFSTARTPSKSLPTTMKASALPVTGTAIATPSVSEMTASSTKTDAQETTTSIDSLTMSIFDATSDSPATSIKMTTPPTTRSVAADNSVTLTTTTGMHVKGSTISIDSTKTTITGTISQSIPTSMKSITLPPTGTAIVTPANSEVLTTKVDEKITTISFNPTKTSITESTSKTNSTEVTTIPTTGPVTAEYSSTPTTTGGIHIKESTKSMDSTTSKSPPTSMKTTALPVTGTAIVTTTVSEISTSSSKNDAKVTPTSIDSTTITKSQTSIKVSMLPTTETVRPTTTLDIGVKRSTISTDSTTTVLTGATSGSLAISTEAATLPATGSTNVPPIDSSTISITASTSSSPPTSIQVTKQPTTGSITADYSVTPTTATGIDVEGSTILIDTTIFSITGKASGSVPTSIETTTLPTTGTTNVTPTYSKKPTTTTKTDAGGTTTSTDASTISITGIASHGPPTSIKVTTQPITGSVTADNSVRPTATTGLYLKGSTISKDSTSMRGTISKSPPTSMKPITLPSTGSTAIVIPTNSEVPATKTDAKGTTISLDSTTFSITKAPSENPPTSIKVTMPPTTRSVTAEDLVTPTTASGIDVKGSTKSIYSTIFPITGSTSERFPTSIKVSTMPATVTANVSPTNTDLSLTTIKTDAITAPIDSTTFSMTGTASGTPTSIDSSTIRTTGSTTATVSTSTTSEIDVMGSTLSLDSKTVSITGTTLKSLPISMKSTTQPVSVSAIVTPTNSKIQTTTTKIDTKVTATSIDYTRFSTGRTSESTPTSKEFTVLPLTGSTMSTGSVMPTTTKSGTGTEGATTIADSTSLSTTEPTSNKTTLKTDVHLSTTSLVSGHSTSQVTKQEFKTATILTTQKGTTFSTATDGSISSDRATTTSIKPSGLPPQPIVGSTISIVSITKEEMSSTKKVSAESGSVASTSVPTTSKGTSENVLEGTQAHRESITSPIMLSTTGLKSLPTSTNKLTPRTTLGSVTKYHTTIPGGTSEHTTSTNVASTSTMATVSENTESTSTVIAGQSTTDKGLKISTTLATGHVSESTLLLTSQQITETISRTTHVPPVDTQKTLSSTEDTFKTATTTISSQFTPTPTLTADHDSSTTTSLPPTVTISETPKETIVTTSSTETTTPLSTMAITVHDDLTKWKTSVAATGVVTSKTDIPVITTPPTVTREPSISTVFSASTKLSSVNTVETKGKVSTLATSATSTAVKTHTEPTSKETSTYSDRTAKETRTTTTISTISKTLVPTDFKTTTLAAIIKASTASNTGSEKEGVNKSTTPTVITTATTGAKSPKATTTSTGGVVNVNVTTGTNISLHTTTSPKTSPVSNRTKDVTPSPKEPETVTRKNVTISIKRTTPYSKVNVTTTKTPVHVTANETAGTSEQKDLPTWGILLTGVGVATGTVLTSVAGFGMAFLKKRNDRRHMYVVSEP; encoded by the exons ATGACAATGACTGACACAAAACCATTAACATCTACCATAGCAGAGCCTTCACCAACTACAGGCAAAGCAAAAACTTATACAAGCCCATTAACATCTACTATAGCAGAGCCTTCATCACGTACAAGCAAATTAACAACTTATACAAAGCCATCAACATTTACCATGGCTGAGCCTTCAACTAGTACAGGCATGACAACGACTAATACAAAAGTGACCAATCCTTCAGACCTAGGAACTCTAGGAGGATCCCAAAAAGCTGCAGTAACAGCATTTATGACACCAATAaccaaaaaagttgtaaaag ATATTGACTTAGGACGCATAGAAGCGGCACAG ggaGAAATCTTTACCAAGCATATGG CTTTAACAACACCATCTGCAGAGGGTAAAGCAGAGGTAACTACTTCAGATGATGTGGCCGTGTCAAccataaaaacaagaaaagaggAAATCTCCATGAATCCTACAACTGTAAGAACCAAAGGCAGTGCTGAAAGTTTAGGAACCGCTATGGGAGTGACAACAGTGCCCCTTTCAGAAAAGACTGTAGAACAAACAACATCTATTTCACTTAAGGAATCTACAGCACGATTAACAACAGATTCAGCAAAAGAAACTACAAGCCTAGAAGCTAAAGAAACATCAGCTATTCCCCCGATTTCTATTGAAATTACAACACAGCCAAAATCAAGCCCTACTATTTCAAAAATTGCGGATTCTGTAACAACGGCAACAAAAACAATAGAAACAGAGGCAAAAGGGACAACACAATATTTGGATTCTACACTATTCCCAACAACTGCAGAATCTCCAACTGAGATTCCTAGAAAAGAGTCCGTTTCGGATGCAGATTCTACTAAAAGTTCAGTAACATCTTTGGAAAATTTGCCAACTTCTATAAAAGCCAAAGCTCTAAGTACAATTGGCACCATTGTCACACTTACAGATTCAACGAAGCCTACGACAACAACCAAAACAGAAGCAAAAGGGATAACATTACCAAATTCTTTAACATCCTCAAAAACTGGAGCAACTTCAGAAAGTCCAACCTTTATTGAGATCTCAATACTACCTACAACTGGGTCAGTTAGAGCTGTAGATTCTGTAACTCCTACAACTACTTTAGGACTAGATGTAAAGAGGTCAACATTGTCCAAAGATTCCACAATAACTTCAAAACCTGGAACATCTTCAGAAAGTCCAAAGATGTCAACAATATCCCTAGATTCTAAAATAACTTCAATAACAGCAACAACTTTGGAAAGCCCAACAACTTCCCTTAAGGTTACAACACCAGGATCAGCTAGAGATTCCTCCACAACAGCTACAACAACCTTAGATGGAACATTTTCAACCAAATCCATTGATCCTACAACATTCTCAACAGCTAGAACACCTTCAAAAAGTCTACCAACTACTATGAAGGCTTCAGCACTACCTGTAACTGGTACGGCCATTGCCACACCTTCAGTTTCAGAGATGACTGCAAGTTCAAccaaaacagatgcacaagagaCAACAACATCCATAGATTCTTTAACAATGTCAATATTTGATGCAACTTCAGACAGTCCAGCAACTTCCATTAAAATGACAACACCTCCTACAACTAGGTCAGTTGCAGCTGACAATTCAGTAACACTTACAACGACTACAGGAATGCATGTTAAGGGGTCAACAATATCTATAGATTCTACTAAAACTACAATAACTGGAACAATTTCACAAAGTATACCAACTTCTATGAAGTCTATAACATTGCCTCCAACAGGAACTGCCATTGTAACACCTGCAAATTCAGAGGTACTTACTACAAAAGTAGATGAAAAAATTACAACAATTTCTTTTAATCCTACAAAGACCTCAATTACTGAATCAACTTCAAAAACAAATTCCACTGAGGTCACAACAATACCCACAACCGGACCAGTTACAGCTGAATATTCATCAACACCAACAACAACTGGAGGAATACATATAAAAGAGTCAACAAAATCCATGGATTCTACAACTTCAAAAAGTCCACCAACTTCCATGAAGACTACAGCACTTCCTGTAACAGGTACAGCCATTGTTACAACTACAGTTTCAGAGATATCTACAAGTTCAAGCAAAAATGATGCAAAAGTTACACCAACATCCATAGATTCTACAACAATCACAAAAAGTCAAACTTCCATTAAGGTTTCAATGCTTCCTACAACAGAAACAGTTAGACCTACAACTACTTTAGATATAGGTGTAAAGAGGTCAACAATATCTACAGATTCTACAACGACGGTATTAACTGGAGCAACTTCAGGAAGTTTAGCAATCTCCACTGAGGCTGCAACTTTGCCTGCAACAGGTTCTACTAATGTCCCCCCTATAGATTCTTCAACAATCTCAATAACAGCCTCAACTTCATCCAGTCCACCAACTTCCATTCAAGTCACAAAACAACCTACAACTGGGTCAATTACAGCTGACTATTCGGTTACACCTACAACTGCTACAGGAATAGATGTAGAGGGTTCAACGATATTGATAGATACTACAATATTCTCAATAACGGGAAAAGCTTCAGGAAGTGTACCAACTTCTATTGAGACTACAACATTACCTACAACAGGTACTACTAATGTCACACCTACTTATTCAAAAAAACCTACAACTACCACCAAAACAGATGCAGGAGGCACTACAACATCCACAGATGCTTCAACTATCTCAATAACTGGCATAGCTTCACACGGTCCACCAACTTCCATTAAAGTCACAACTCAACCTATAACTGGGTCAGTTACAGCCGACAATTCAGTTAGACCTACAGCTACTACAGGATTATATCTAAAGGGGTCAACAATATCTAAAGATTCTACCTCAATGCGTGGAACAATTTCCAAAAGTCCACCAACTTCTATGAAGCCTATAACTTTACCTTCAACAGGTAGTACTGCCATTGTAATACCTACAAATTCAGAGGTGCCTGCAACAAAAACAGATGCAAAAGGGACAACAATTTCCTTAGACTCTACTACATTCTCAATAACTAAAGCACCTTCAGAAAATCCACCAACTTCAATTAAGGTAACCATGCCACCTACAACTAGGTCAGTTACAGCTGAAGATTTAGTAACACCTACAACAGCTTCAGGAATAGATGTAAAAGGGTCAACTAAATCTATCTATTCTACAATATTTCCAATAACTGGATCAACTTCAGAAAGGTTCCCCACTTCTATAAAGGTTTCAACAATGCCTGCAACAGTTACTGCAAATGTATCCCCCACAAATACAGATCTGTCTCTAACCACAATTAAAACAGATGCAATAACAGCACCCATAGATTCTACAACATTCTCAATGACTGGAACAGCTTCAGGAACCCCAACTTCTATTGATAGCTCAACAATACGTACAACTGGGTCAACTACAGCTACCGTTTCTACTTCAACTACTTCAGAAATAGATGTAATGGGGTCAACATTATCACTAGATTCTAAAACCGTTTCAATTACTGGAACAACTTTGAAAAGTCTACCAATTTCTATGAAGTCTACAACACAACCTGTTAGCGTTTCGGCCATTGTGACACCTACAAATTCAAAAATACAGACAACTACAACCAAAATAGATACAAAAGTGACAGCGACATCCATAGATTATACAAGATTCTCAACAGGAAGAACTTCAGAGAGTACACCAACCTCCAAAGAGTTCACAGTACTACCTTTAACAGGTTCTACTATGTCTACAGGATCAGTGATGCCTACAACAACCAAAAGTGGAACAGGTACAGAAGGTGCAACAACAATTGCAGATTCCACTTCATTGTCCACAACTGAACCCACTTCAAATAAAACAACATTAAAGACTGATGTACACCTTTCAACAACCTCCCTAGTTTCAGGTCATAGCACCTCACAAGTGACCAAACAAGAATTTAAGACTGCTACAATATTAACTACACAGAAAGGCACCACTTTTTCTACTGCCACAGATGGCAGTATATCCAGTGATAGAGCAACTACAACATCCATAAAACCTTCAGGATTGCCACCGCAGCCAATTGTAGGGTCAACCATATCAATAGTTTCAATAACTAAAGAGGAAATGTCATCAACTAAAAAGGTATCAGCTGAATCTGGATCAGTCGCCTCAACATCTGTACCAACTACCTCCAAGGGTACATCAGAAAATGTTTTGGAAGGAACCCAGGCACATAGAGAATCTATAACATCACCGATAATGTTGAGTACTACAGGTCTGAAAAGTTTACCAACATCAACAAATAAGCTAACACCAAGAACAACCTTAGGATCAGTGACAAAATACCATACAACAATTCCAGGAGGTACTTCAGAGCATACAACTTCCACCAATGTTGCATCAACAAGTACAATGGCAACAGTATCAGAAAACACAGAGTCGACTAGTACAGTCATCGCAGGTCAGTCCACCACAGATAAAGGACTTAAAATATCTACAACCTTGGCCACAGGGCATGTCTCGGAATCTACATTACTCTTGACTTCACAACAAATAACAGAAACCATCTCGAGGACTACACATGTTCCACCAGTAGACACACAAAAGACTCTAAGTTCAACAGAGGACACATTTAAAACAGCCACAACTACAATCTCTTCACAATTTACGCCAACACCaacccttacagctgatcacgaTTCTAGCACTACAACTTCATTGCCTCCAACTGTTACAATATCGGAAACCCCCAAAGAGACAATTGTCACAACATCATCTACTGAGACTACAACACCTTTAAGCACAATGGCCATCACAGTCCATGATGATTTAACTAAATGGAAAACGAGTGTAGCTGCTACAGGTGTAGTAACAAGTAAAACGGACATACCTGTGATTACCACACCACCGACAGTAACTAGAGAACCTTCAATATCGACTGTATTTTCAGCATCAACTAAGCTTTCGTCTGTAAATACAGTCGAGACTAAGGGAAAAGTTAGTACATTAGCAACGTCTGCTACATCTACAGCAGTCAAAACACACACAGAACCTACAAGTAAAGAAACTAGTACATATAGTGACAGAACCGCTAAAGAAACTAGAACAACAACCACAATATCTACAATAAGTAAAACACTTGTACCTACAGATTTTAAAACAACTACCCTGGCAGCTATAATAAAGGCATCAACTGCTTCAAACACGGGATCTGAAAAAGAAGGAGTCAACAAGAGTACAACACCTACAGTTATAACAACAGCAACAACAGGAGCTAAATCTCCTAAAGCAACAACTACAAGTACAGGAGGGGTTGTCAATGTCAATGTGACTACAGGGACTAATATATCCCTGCACACAACCACAAGTCCGAAAACTTCCCCAGTGTCCAACAGGACCAAAGATGTAACTCCGAGTCCAAAGGAACCGGAAACAGTAACAAGAAAGAATGTCACAATTTCCATAAAGAGGACTACTCCTTACAGTAAAGTGAATGTTACAACCACCAAGACCCCAGTCCACGTAACAGCAAATGAAACTGCAG GCACAAGTGAACAAAAAGATTTGCCCACCTGGGGCATCCTTCTTACGGGCGTGGGGGTGGCCACTGGTACGGTCCTGACCTCAGTTGCCGGCTTTGGA ATGGCCTTCCTCAAGAAGAGAAATGACAGACgacatatgtatgtagtgagtgaGCCGTGA